A single window of Candidatus Kapaibacterium thiocyanatum DNA harbors:
- a CDS encoding 30S ribosomal protein S18 — MNSPFRQKRNQPKKRVNPLKKSRMIDYLDGKFLSRFTNDQGKILPRRITGVTALQQRRLAMAIKYARHLAIVPFVAQDTR; from the coding sequence ATCAATTCGCCGTTTCGTCAGAAGCGCAACCAGCCCAAGAAGCGCGTGAACCCGCTCAAGAAGTCGAGAATGATCGACTATCTCGACGGCAAGTTCCTGAGCCGCTTCACGAACGACCAAGGCAAGATCCTGCCCCGCCGCATCACTGGTGTGACGGCTCTGCAGCAGCGCCGCCTGGCCATGGCCATCAAGTATGCCCGTCATCTGGCCATCGTTCCGTTCGTCGCCCAGGATACGCGCTGA
- a CDS encoding ribose-phosphate pyrophosphokinase (catalyzes the formation of 5-phospho-alpha-D-ribose 1-phosphate from D-ribose 5-phosphate and ATP) has translation MDSDIKIVAGRSNPDIAVKIAHATHRELAQVAIQNFSDGELWVKYEENVRGVDLYIVQSTFAPSDNLMELLLLIDAAKRASARRITAVIPYFGYARQDRKDQPRVAITAKLVADLLTRAGANRIITMDLHTPQLQGFFDIPLDHLYSSPLSTQVLQNLGLENVAVASPDVGGVKTARSYAKMLGDADLVVVDKRRPKHNVAEVMNIIGEVRGKNVVIVDDLIDTGSTFVQCAEAIKRNGAETIVGVCTHPVFSGNAIEKIAACTALTKLYVTDTIPLRKEHPKIGVISVAGLFAEAIIRTHENQSISSLFEKAQP, from the coding sequence GTGGATTCGGACATCAAGATCGTTGCGGGTCGATCGAACCCCGACATCGCGGTAAAGATTGCTCACGCGACGCATCGTGAACTGGCTCAGGTCGCCATCCAGAATTTCAGCGATGGGGAACTGTGGGTCAAGTACGAAGAGAACGTACGTGGTGTCGACCTCTATATCGTGCAATCGACGTTCGCTCCGTCAGACAATCTGATGGAGCTTTTATTGTTGATCGATGCTGCGAAGCGTGCCTCGGCACGCCGTATCACGGCCGTCATTCCGTACTTCGGATATGCGCGCCAGGATCGCAAGGATCAACCCCGCGTTGCCATTACCGCCAAGCTTGTGGCAGATCTTCTGACGAGAGCCGGTGCGAACCGCATCATCACGATGGATCTTCACACGCCGCAGTTGCAAGGGTTCTTCGACATTCCGCTCGACCACCTGTATTCTTCGCCGCTCAGCACGCAGGTGCTGCAGAATCTCGGACTGGAGAACGTCGCCGTCGCTTCGCCCGATGTCGGGGGAGTCAAGACGGCCCGCTCCTATGCCAAGATGCTCGGTGATGCCGACCTGGTCGTCGTGGACAAGCGCCGTCCCAAGCACAACGTTGCCGAAGTGATGAACATCATCGGTGAAGTGCGTGGAAAGAACGTAGTGATCGTGGACGATCTCATCGACACGGGTAGCACGTTCGTGCAGTGTGCTGAAGCGATCAAGCGGAACGGAGCGGAAACCATCGTCGGTGTCTGTACGCATCCGGTATTCTCCGGTAATGCCATCGAGAAGATCGCCGCGTGCACGGCATTGACAAAGTTGTACGTAACGGACACGATACCTCTTCGGAAAGAGCATCCGAAGATCGGGGTGATCAGCGTCGCAGGATTGTTCGCGGAGGCGATCATCCGCACGCACGAGAACCAGTCCATCAGCTCTCTCTTCGAAAAAGCCCAACCATAA
- a CDS encoding GyrI-like domain-containing protein translates to MSPEPRIETIDPVSLVGKRLAMTFATNRTAELWRSFMPHRNSIGNRLNGDMISMQIYDPSTDFAAFHPGIAFEKWAAVEVSDGEDLVDGMEAYQLTGGLYAVFVYQGPPSAATPSFQYIMTDWLPRSDYLLDNTRPHFERLGIGYKGEDPASEEEIWIPIRPRT, encoded by the coding sequence ATCTCTCCCGAACCACGCATCGAAACCATCGATCCTGTATCTCTCGTCGGCAAGCGGCTGGCGATGACGTTCGCCACCAATCGCACGGCGGAACTGTGGAGATCGTTCATGCCGCACAGGAACAGCATCGGCAATCGTCTGAACGGCGATATGATCTCCATGCAGATCTACGATCCATCGACCGACTTCGCGGCCTTCCATCCGGGCATCGCCTTCGAGAAATGGGCCGCCGTGGAAGTCTCCGACGGCGAGGACCTCGTCGACGGAATGGAGGCGTATCAGCTCACCGGCGGCCTCTATGCGGTCTTCGTCTATCAAGGTCCACCGAGTGCGGCCACACCGTCGTTCCAGTACATCATGACGGATTGGCTGCCACGTTCGGACTATCTCCTGGACAATACACGTCCGCACTTCGAACGTCTCGGTATCGGCTACAAGGGCGAGGATCCGGCATCGGAAGAGGAGATCTGGATTCCGATACGACCACGGACATAG
- a CDS encoding 50S ribosomal protein L31, translating into MKKGIHPAYKTIDVVMTDGSTFQTRSCFKGERMVLEIDSKSHPFYTGKQMLVDTAGRVERFNKRFEKTKAIKDAKTK; encoded by the coding sequence ATGAAGAAGGGTATCCACCCCGCATACAAGACCATCGACGTGGTCATGACGGACGGGTCGACGTTCCAGACGCGCTCCTGCTTCAAGGGTGAACGCATGGTACTGGAAATCGACTCGAAGTCGCATCCGTTCTATACGGGCAAGCAGATGCTCGTCGATACGGCCGGTCGTGTCGAGCGCTTCAACAAGCGCTTCGAGAAGACGAAGGCCATCAAGGATGCAAAAACGAAGTAA